Within the Oceanimonas doudoroffii genome, the region GCTGAACCATGTGGCGGAAGCGGTGGAGATGCACGAATCCACCATCTCCCGGGTGACCACACAGAAGTTCATGCACAGCCCCCGTGGCGTGTTTGAACTCAAGTATTTCTTCTTCAGTCATGTGGGCACCGACGACGGGGGTGAGTGTTCGTCCACGGCAATTCGCGCCCTGATCAAGAAGCTGGTCGGGGCCGAAAACCCGGCCAAGCCGCTGAGCGACAGCAAAATTGCCCAGCTGCTGGCCGACCAGGGGATCAAGGTGGCCAGGCGAACCATCGCCAAGTACAGGGAGTCACTGGCCATTCCCCCTTCCAATCAGCGCAAACGCCTGGTTTAAAGGCAACGACAGAAGGAAGACGTTATGCAAATAAATCTGACCGGACACCATGTCGAGATCACCGATGCCCTGCGTGATTATGTGAACAGCAAGTTTACCCGGCTGGAACGCCATTTCGATCACATCACCAATGCGCACGTCATCCTTAATGTGGAAAAAATGCAGCAAATCGCCGAAGCCAAGCTGAACGTCACCGGCGGCGAGCTGTTTGCCAACTCCCAGCATGAAAACATGTATGCGGCCATCGACAGCCTCATCGACAAGCTGGATCGTCAAATCATCAAACACAAAGAAAAACTCAAGCAAAAATAACCATGGAAGTCGCCGACATACTCAGCAGGGGCTGCACCCGCAGTGCAGTCCCCTGCACGAGCAAAAAACGTGCTCTGGAAATTATCAGCGAGCTGGCTGCCGAACATCTCAATATCGGCAGCCAGCCGCTTTTTGACTGTCTGCTGGCCCGAGAGAAAATGGGCAGTACCGGCATCGGCAATGGCATCGCCATTCCTCACGGCCGGATCAGCGATGACAACAAGGCGACTGCCGTACTGCTTACCTTTGCCGAGCCGGTGGAGTTCGACGCCATCGACAACCAGCCGGTGGGCTTGGTGTTTGCCCTGCTGGTACCGGAGCAGGAATGCAAGCAACACCTCAAGACCCTGTCGCTGATCGCCGAGAAACTGAGTAACAAGCAGGTGTGCCGGCAATTACGTCAGGCCGGCAGCGATGAGGAACTCTATCAAATCATGATTTCAGCCTGAGGATAGCAAGATGCAGCTGGTGATCGTCAGTGGCCGTTCCGGTTCGGGCAAAACCGTGGCCTTGCGGGTACTTGAAGATCTCGGCCATTACTGCGTCGACAACCTGCCGGTGGCGCTGCTGCCGGAGCTGGTGCGGCTGCGCCGGGACAAACCCGGAGCGGTGGCGGTAAGCATAGACGTACGCAACCTGCCCGACAGTGCCGAGCAGCTGGAAGCCTTTCTGGCCGAGGTGCGAGCCATGGATGACGTTCAGCCTTCCAGCATCTTTATCGACGCCGACAATTCGGTGCTGATCCGCCGCTTTGGGGACACTCGCCGGCTGCATCCGCTGTCCCGCCACAGCCTGACCCTGGACGAGGCCATTCGCGAAGAAACTCATCTGCTGGCGCCACTGTCGTCGGACGCGGACCTGCGCATCGATACCTCGTCCTTAAGCATTCACGATCTCAGCGAAATCATTCGCGAACGCATCCTCGGCAAGAAAGAAAAGGAATTGAACTGGGTGTTCGAGTCCTTTGGCTACAAATACGGCGTTTCCAAGGACGCCGACTTCGTGTTTGACGCCCGTTTTCTGCCCAACCCCCACTGGATTGCCGAACTGCGCCCCTTTACCGGCCAGGATCAGCCGGTGGCCGATTACCTGAGCAGCCAGCCCGAGGTGATGAAATACCTGTGGCAGCTGGAAAACCTGCTGATCACCTGGATGCCCCACCTGGAACGCAATAACCGCAGCTATGTCACCGTGGCCATCGGCTGCACCGGCGGTCAGCACCGTTCGGTCTTCATCGCCGAACAGCTGGCCCGGGTCTTTGGCCAGATGGGCAAAAGCGTGCAGCTACGTCACCGTACTCTGGAAAAGCGCAATGCCGAAAATTGAACGCGACCTGCAAATCGTCAACAAGCTAGGGCTGCACGCCCGGGCCGCCATTCAGCTGGTGCAGCTGACCCAGCAATTCGACGCCGAAGTCACCGTGTGCAACCAGCAGAAAGAGGCCCCCGCCAACAGCGTCATGGGCCTGCTGATGCTGGAAACGGCCCAGGGACACGCCATTCGCGTGGTGGCCGAGGGCCCGGAAGCGGAAGCCGCCATGAATGCCGTGGCCCGGCTGGTGGCGGATCGCTTTAACGAGTCGGAATAACCCGACGGATCCGCCCCATGACAGAGTCCACCGATCAAACCGGCACCACGGACCACCTCGAGGCGGTCACCCAGGCCCTCAACAGCGGCATGTTTGTGCACGTGCGCCGCATGCTGCAGCAGATGCGCCCGGGGGACGTGGCCTGGTTGCTGGAATCTTCACCCGCTCCCAGCCGAAAGGTACTCTGGCAGCTGATCGATCCGGACGATTACGGCGAGATCCTGGAAGAGCTGTCGGAAGAGGTGCGCGACGGCATCATTCGGCTGATGGAGCCGGAAAAGCTGGCCATCGCCCTGGAGGACATGGAGTCGGACGATCTGGCCTATGTACTGCGGGATCTGCCCGAGCAGCTGTTCAACCAGGTGCTCACCGAAATGGACGAGCAGGATCGCCAGCGTGCCGAGCTGGCGCTGTCCTATCCGGAAGACACCGCCGGCTCGCTGATGAACACCGAATTCATCAGCCTGCGCCCCGATGTCACCATAGACGTGGTGCTGCGCTACCTGCGCCTGCACAGCGAGCTGCCGGAAGGCACCGACACCCTCTATGTGGTGGATCCGCATAACCGTTTGCTGGGAGACATTTCCCTCGCCAGCCTGGTGGTACAGTCTCCCACCACCACGGTGGCCGAGGCCATGGACACCTCGGTGGAAGCCATTCCCCTGACCATGACCGACACCGAGGTGGCCAACCTGTTTGAGCGCCATGACTGGCTGTCGGCACCGGTGGTGGATGAAAACAACCTGCTACTCGGGCGCATCACCATCGACGACGTGGTCGACATCATTCGAGAAGAAGGCGAGCACTCCATGATGGGTATGGCCAAGATGGACGACGACGAGGACACCTTTGCCCCCGTGCTCACCAGCGCGCGCCGCCGCTCCTTCTGGCTGACCATCAACCTGGGCTCGGCGCTGGTGGCCGCCAGCGTATCCAACATGTTTGAGGAAACCCTGTCCCAGCTGGCTACCCTGGCCATTCTGATGACCATAGTGCCGTCCATGGGCGGCATTGCCGGCAACCAGACCCTGGCGCTGGTGA harbors:
- the hpf gene encoding ribosome hibernation promoting factor; this translates as MQINLTGHHVEITDALRDYVNSKFTRLERHFDHITNAHVILNVEKMQQIAEAKLNVTGGELFANSQHENMYAAIDSLIDKLDRQIIKHKEKLKQK
- the rapZ gene encoding RNase adapter RapZ, whose product is MQLVIVSGRSGSGKTVALRVLEDLGHYCVDNLPVALLPELVRLRRDKPGAVAVSIDVRNLPDSAEQLEAFLAEVRAMDDVQPSSIFIDADNSVLIRRFGDTRRLHPLSRHSLTLDEAIREETHLLAPLSSDADLRIDTSSLSIHDLSEIIRERILGKKEKELNWVFESFGYKYGVSKDADFVFDARFLPNPHWIAELRPFTGQDQPVADYLSSQPEVMKYLWQLENLLITWMPHLERNNRSYVTVAIGCTGGQHRSVFIAEQLARVFGQMGKSVQLRHRTLEKRNAEN
- a CDS encoding HPr family phosphocarrier protein, which produces MPKIERDLQIVNKLGLHARAAIQLVQLTQQFDAEVTVCNQQKEAPANSVMGLLMLETAQGHAIRVVAEGPEAEAAMNAVARLVADRFNESE
- the ptsN gene encoding PTS IIA-like nitrogen regulatory protein PtsN translates to MEVADILSRGCTRSAVPCTSKKRALEIISELAAEHLNIGSQPLFDCLLAREKMGSTGIGNGIAIPHGRISDDNKATAVLLTFAEPVEFDAIDNQPVGLVFALLVPEQECKQHLKTLSLIAEKLSNKQVCRQLRQAGSDEELYQIMISA
- the mgtE gene encoding magnesium transporter — protein: MTESTDQTGTTDHLEAVTQALNSGMFVHVRRMLQQMRPGDVAWLLESSPAPSRKVLWQLIDPDDYGEILEELSEEVRDGIIRLMEPEKLAIALEDMESDDLAYVLRDLPEQLFNQVLTEMDEQDRQRAELALSYPEDTAGSLMNTEFISLRPDVTIDVVLRYLRLHSELPEGTDTLYVVDPHNRLLGDISLASLVVQSPTTTVAEAMDTSVEAIPLTMTDTEVANLFERHDWLSAPVVDENNLLLGRITIDDVVDIIREEGEHSMMGMAKMDDDEDTFAPVLTSARRRSFWLTINLGSALVAASVSNMFEETLSQLATLAILMTIVPSMGGIAGNQTLALVIRGMAVGHIGDSNARWLLTKEALVGLLNGMLWAVAISVVVALWKGSWEIGLVIAAAMFINLSVAGLAGASIPLIMKRFNIDPALAGSMALTTITDTVGLLSFLGLATLILLH